In the genome of Bradyrhizobium sp. CB3481, the window ACACGTCGCCCGGATCATCTGGGCGGCAAAGATCCATGCGTTGGTAAGTTCGTCCAGAGCGGCGCGCTGCGCCTCGTTCGGTTGGATCGCCTGCTGAATCTGATGGATGGGAAGGCCGGCCATTTCGCTTCTGTCGTCGCCACAGAATTGCTGCAGCGGGGGGACCCTGCGATGTCTTCGGCCGTGGGGGCTCGGTCCGGCAAAGGCGGCGAGTTCATCACGGCCGTAAGGGGCAAAGATCGCAGCGTGGATGTCAGGATAACCGTAGTCCCAGAAGCCGGTGCTATCGCCCCAGACGATGTAGTCGTTCATGTCGTTACTGGCGAATGGCCAGAACAGCGGCCCGACCCATCCATATCCGCCGTCCTCGTGCCGCCACCACCCCTTCGCGGTCTGGCCGCCGTGCCAGCCTGCGAGGGCTGTCGCCGCGGCTATTTGCTTGCGCGCCGCCGGATTACGAAGGTCCGAATCCATGGCGTTGCGCAGGTTTTGAGGTCGGGGAGAAGCCGTTCGGATGTGGCGCTGGCGAGCAAGGGCACGACCGTGATGCAATCCCCCCAGCGACAGCACGCTGGTGACTGCAAATCTCGCGACCCCAAGGGGCCCGATGCCAAGACGCGCTCTGGCCAGTGCCGAACTGGACAGCAGGTTTGCCAGAACGGCGACGGCAATGCCAATGCGCATCTTCGACATGGCACCCTCCCGCGCCAAGCCTCGTCACGTCACATCTCGTCACGTTACATTAGGTGACGCCGAAGGAGACGACGCCGAAAGGAACCGAAAGTTCCCGCGTGCGGTCCGGGTATCAGCTTGGTGAGCGGACGTCGTCGAACCGCGTCCGGGTCGGTCGTCCATGCTTCCAATGGATTCGCGGCGAGTGAGCTGGCCAGGGCAAAAAACCAATGGGTCCAGGCTGATGAAAGAAACGCGAAGCGATTACGGCGACTCAGCCAGCTTCGCGCGGTCGGCGCACCGCGGGATCGTCATTGACCCCGCGGCGACGCGATAATGCTTATGCGACTTCCTCTGCGACAATTTTTTCTTCCAGCACTGGCTCGGCCGGCGTCGCAAGCTTCTCGGCAAGCTCCTTGGCAAGCCTGGTCGCGCCGACATAGTCGGTCTTGCCGGAGCCGAGCAGCGGCACGGTGGCGACCACGCGGATATCTGCCGGCACCGCCAGCTCGGACGCGCCGACGCCCTTGGCCTGGCGCTGCATCGCGGAGCGATCGGCATCCTTCTGCGTGGTCAGCAGCACGATCCGCTCGCCCTTGCGGGCATCGGGGATCGATACCGCCACCGACATCGCCTGCGGCCACAATGTTGCAGCCATGGCTTCGACCGCCGACAGCGAGACCATTTCGCCGGCGATCTTGGCGAAGCGTTTGGCACGGCCCTTGATGGCGATGAAGCCGGCCGCATCGATGGCGACGATGTCGCCGGTGTCGTGCCAGCCGCCGGCGAGCGGCTCCAGCACGCCGGGGTTTTCCGCACGGAGGTAGCCGAGCATGACGTTGGGCCCGCGCACCGACAGGCGTCCGCCTTCCTCGATGCCGGGGACGGGATCGAGGCGGGCTTCCATCAGCGGCGACAGCCGGCCGACGGTGCCCGGACGATTGGCCATCGGCGTGTTCATCGCGAGCACAGGCGCGGTTTCGGTGACGCCATAGCCTTCGAGG includes:
- a CDS encoding Spy/CpxP family protein refolding chaperone → MSKMRIGIAVAVLANLLSSSALARARLGIGPLGVARFAVTSVLSLGGLHHGRALARQRHIRTASPRPQNLRNAMDSDLRNPAARKQIAAATALAGWHGGQTAKGWWRHEDGGYGWVGPLFWPFASNDMNDYIVWGDSTGFWDYGYPDIHAAIFAPYGRDELAAFAGPSPHGRRHRRVPPLQQFCGDDRSEMAGLPIHQIQQAIQPNEAQRAALDELTNAWIFAAQMIRATCLTQTAFTAPNRLAIMHQRLGAMIGALSAVREPLGKFHDLLEEEQEARLNAFAEDRRRTTTGNGAAEASAQGCGAAPSAVLQWPAEEIEARLHPNDMQRAALKVLQDANARAVEILTTECQPQDAITSPARLDAVEVRLADMLQAVHLVSTALEAFYATLNDEQKAQFEAIGQKRTA